Proteins found in one Bacillus subtilis subsp. subtilis str. 168 genomic segment:
- the yebE gene encoding hypothetical protein (Evidence 4: Unknown function but conserved in other organisms) yields MMQTILSNGIAMVLIILIINIVYVSFFTIRMILTLKGQRYLAAGISTIEILVYVTGLSLVLDNLDQIQNVIAYALGYGLGVIVGMKIEEKLALGYIMVNVITKELDLDLPKQLREKGYGVTNWVAGGLEGDRTALQILTPRRYELQLYDTIKTLDSKAFIIAYEPKTIHGGFWVKAVKKRRIKE; encoded by the coding sequence ATGATGCAAACCATCTTATCAAATGGGATAGCCATGGTTCTCATAATTCTCATTATTAATATTGTCTATGTGTCATTTTTTACGATAAGAATGATTTTAACGCTGAAAGGACAGCGTTATTTAGCGGCCGGCATCAGTACGATTGAAATACTGGTTTATGTGACAGGACTGAGTCTGGTGCTCGATAACTTAGACCAGATTCAAAATGTGATCGCGTACGCGCTCGGTTACGGTCTTGGCGTAATTGTCGGCATGAAAATAGAAGAAAAATTGGCGCTTGGCTATATTATGGTCAATGTGATTACGAAGGAGCTCGATCTTGATCTTCCGAAGCAGCTCCGTGAAAAAGGCTACGGCGTGACAAACTGGGTGGCAGGCGGGCTTGAAGGCGACCGCACAGCCCTTCAGATCCTGACGCCGAGAAGATATGAACTCCAGCTATATGATACGATTAAAACACTTGATTCAAAAGCCTTTATTATTGCGTACGAACCAAAAACAATCCACGGCGGCTTCTGGGTCAAAGCGGTGAAGAAGAGGAGAATTAAAGAATAA
- the yebG gene encoding hypothetical protein (Evidence 4: Unknown function but conserved in other organisms), producing MAKPKKKKFEVTEQQTIDAVLQQMKEEGYLPVRRMEEPIFMEKKENGSIQIVPCGKKIVFEGKLI from the coding sequence ATGGCAAAGCCGAAGAAGAAAAAGTTTGAAGTGACAGAGCAGCAAACGATTGATGCGGTGCTTCAGCAAATGAAAGAAGAAGGATATCTGCCTGTAAGGCGAATGGAAGAGCCTATTTTTATGGAAAAAAAGGAAAATGGGTCAATTCAGATCGTTCCGTGCGGGAAAAAAATCGTATTTGAAGGGAAATTGATCTAA
- the purE gene encoding N5-carboxyaminoimidazole ribonucleotide mutase (Evidence 1c: Function from experimental evidences in the studied genus; PubMedId: 12787499, 16138311, 9683488; Product type e: enzyme), whose amino-acid sequence MQPLVGIIMGSTSDWETMKHACDILDELNVPYEKKVVSAHRTPDFMFEYAETARERGIKVIIAGAGGAAHLPGMTAAKTTLPVIGVPVQSKALNGMDSLLSIVQMPGGVPVATTSIGKAGAVNAGLLAAQILSAFDEDLARKLDERRENTKQTVLESSDQLV is encoded by the coding sequence ATGCAGCCGCTAGTAGGAATCATCATGGGAAGCACTTCCGATTGGGAGACAATGAAACACGCATGCGACATACTTGACGAACTCAATGTTCCGTACGAAAAAAAGGTCGTTTCCGCTCACCGGACGCCTGATTTCATGTTTGAATATGCTGAAACTGCTAGAGAAAGAGGCATCAAGGTGATTATTGCCGGTGCCGGAGGAGCGGCGCATCTGCCAGGGATGACGGCTGCGAAAACAACACTGCCAGTCATTGGAGTTCCGGTTCAGTCCAAGGCGCTGAACGGAATGGATTCACTTCTTTCCATCGTCCAAATGCCTGGAGGCGTGCCTGTTGCGACAACATCCATCGGCAAAGCGGGTGCTGTGAACGCAGGCCTGTTAGCGGCGCAAATTTTGTCAGCATTTGACGAAGACCTTGCCCGTAAGCTGGATGAGAGAAGAGAAAATACAAAACAGACAGTGTTAGAAAGCAGTGATCAGCTTGTCTAA